A region from the Hypericibacter adhaerens genome encodes:
- a CDS encoding PA0069 family radical SAM protein — translation MRTEREAPDGPDPTVLAPQARKGRGAVSHRPGRYEPGERPLEDDGWDSVQKDEAEAPPLRTTVQPDKSKTVIAWNESPDVGFDRSINPYRGCEHGCIYCFARPTHAYLGLSPGLDFETRLFAKHDAAAILARELAKPGYKPAPIGIGTNTDPYQPIERELRITRQVLEVLDRFNHPVTIVTKSALILRDLDILSRMAQRELVQATVSVTTLDPDLARKLEPRAPTPPRRLATIEALAAAGIPTGVLAAPMIPALNDQEMEAILAAAAARGVVRAGYVLLRLPLEIADLFREWLQAHVPDRAEHVLSLMRDTRDGKLYRSGFGTRMRGTGPYAELLRQRYRIAMRKLGLAKRGGGAQGLRNDLFAVPQAERAQFELF, via the coding sequence ATGCGAACCGAGCGCGAAGCCCCCGACGGCCCCGATCCCACGGTCCTGGCGCCCCAGGCCCGCAAGGGCCGGGGCGCCGTCAGCCACCGCCCGGGCCGCTACGAGCCCGGCGAACGGCCCCTGGAGGACGATGGCTGGGACTCGGTCCAGAAGGACGAGGCCGAGGCCCCGCCGCTGCGGACGACGGTCCAGCCTGACAAGAGCAAGACCGTCATCGCCTGGAACGAATCGCCGGATGTGGGCTTCGACCGCTCGATCAATCCCTATCGCGGCTGCGAGCATGGCTGCATCTATTGCTTCGCGCGCCCGACCCACGCCTATCTCGGCCTCTCCCCCGGGCTCGATTTCGAGACCAGGCTCTTCGCCAAGCATGATGCGGCGGCGATCCTGGCGCGCGAGCTGGCCAAGCCCGGCTACAAGCCGGCCCCCATCGGCATCGGCACCAACACCGATCCCTACCAGCCGATCGAGCGCGAGCTGCGCATCACGCGCCAGGTGCTCGAGGTGCTCGACCGCTTCAACCATCCGGTCACCATCGTCACCAAATCGGCGCTGATCCTGCGCGACCTCGACATCCTCTCCCGCATGGCGCAGCGCGAGCTGGTCCAGGCGACCGTCTCGGTCACGACGCTCGATCCCGACCTCGCCCGCAAGCTCGAGCCGCGAGCCCCCACCCCGCCGCGCCGGCTCGCCACGATCGAGGCCCTGGCCGCGGCCGGGATCCCGACCGGCGTGCTGGCGGCGCCGATGATCCCGGCGCTCAACGACCAGGAGATGGAGGCGATCCTCGCCGCCGCCGCGGCGCGCGGGGTCGTGCGCGCCGGCTATGTGCTGCTGCGCCTGCCGTTGGAGATCGCGGATCTCTTTCGCGAATGGCTCCAGGCGCATGTGCCGGACCGGGCCGAGCATGTGCTGTCGCTGATGCGCGACACGCGCGACGGCAAGCTCTACCGTTCCGGATTCGGCACGCGCATGCGTGGCACCGGCCCCTATGCCGAGCTGCTGCGCCAGCGCTACCGCATCGCGATGCGCAAGCTCGGCCTCGCCAAGCGTGGCGGCGGCGCCCAGGGCCTGCGCAACGATCTCTTCGCCGTGCCGCAGGCCGAGCGGGCGCAGTTCGAGCTGTTCTGA
- a CDS encoding ArsR/SmtB family transcription factor yields MVEQQTAQLDTLFRALADPTRRAMLRSLSEGERSVGALAAPFAMSFAAASKHIKVLEHAGLVQRRVKGRTHLCRLDPQPLAAAEEWLRFYEQFWRGSLDALAEALSRPDPEIPGGTHE; encoded by the coding sequence ATGGTTGAGCAACAGACTGCCCAGCTCGATACCCTTTTCCGCGCGCTCGCCGATCCGACGCGCCGCGCCATGCTGCGGTCCTTGTCGGAGGGAGAGCGGAGCGTGGGGGCGCTGGCGGCGCCCTTCGCCATGTCCTTCGCCGCCGCCTCGAAGCACATCAAGGTGCTCGAGCATGCGGGGCTGGTGCAGCGGCGGGTGAAGGGCCGCACCCATCTGTGCCGGCTCGATCCCCAGCCGCTGGCGGCCGCCGAGGAATGGCTGCGCTTCTACGAGCAGTTCTGGCGCGGCAGTCTCGACGCGCTGGCCGAGGCCTTGAGCCGGCCCGATCCCGAAATTCCAGGAGGCACGCATGAATGA
- a CDS encoding SRPBCC family protein has protein sequence MNDHGVVTAKDTIRFERLLPGPIERVWAYLTESEKRGKWLASGPMELKPGGKAEFRFDHSSLSPTKEPVPERYKAKTGGVTMQIRVLECDPPRRLVMTWLGGTKEGTMRQDSEVTFELEPAGDKVRLRVIHRRLADRALLLGVAGGWHTHLAILADNLEGRVPRPFWSTHEKHNRDYEERLKGV, from the coding sequence ATGAATGACCATGGCGTCGTGACGGCCAAGGACACGATCCGTTTCGAGCGGCTGCTGCCGGGCCCGATCGAGCGGGTCTGGGCCTACCTGACGGAGTCCGAGAAGCGCGGCAAATGGCTGGCCTCGGGTCCGATGGAGCTCAAGCCCGGCGGCAAGGCCGAGTTCCGCTTCGACCATTCCTCGCTCTCGCCCACCAAGGAGCCGGTGCCGGAGCGCTACAAGGCGAAGACGGGCGGCGTCACGATGCAGATCCGCGTCCTCGAATGCGACCCGCCGCGCCGGCTGGTCATGACCTGGCTGGGCGGCACCAAGGAAGGGACGATGCGGCAGGATTCCGAAGTCACCTTCGAGCTCGAGCCCGCGGGCGACAAGGTGCGGCTCCGGGTGATCCATCGCCGGCTCGCGGACCGCGCGCTGCTGCTCGGCGTCGCCGGCGGCTGGCACACCCATCTCGCGATCCTCGCCGACAATCTCGAAGGCCGCGTGCCGCGACCCTTCTGGTCGACGCACGAGAAGCACAATCGGGATTACGAGGAGCGGCTGAAGGGGGTGTGA
- the moaB gene encoding molybdenum cofactor biosynthesis protein B: MPRIDESRPFLSVNIAILTISDSRTLANDTSGQALNDMIARDGHKVVRREIVKDEIALIVGQLKRWIADPEVDVVITTGGTGVTGRDVTPEAFEQVLEKKIEGFGELFRWISFQKVGTSTIQSRAVGGVAGGTYLFALPGSPSACRDGWEEILKHQLDNRHRPCNLTELMPRLQEHLKRVG; encoded by the coding sequence ATGCCTCGAATTGATGAATCTCGCCCGTTCCTCTCGGTCAATATCGCCATCCTGACGATATCCGACAGCCGCACACTGGCGAACGACACCTCCGGACAAGCCCTCAACGACATGATCGCGCGCGACGGCCACAAGGTCGTGCGCCGCGAGATCGTGAAGGACGAGATCGCGCTGATCGTGGGGCAGCTCAAGCGCTGGATCGCCGATCCCGAGGTCGATGTGGTGATCACGACCGGCGGCACCGGCGTGACGGGCCGGGACGTGACGCCCGAGGCCTTCGAGCAGGTGCTGGAGAAGAAGATCGAGGGTTTCGGCGAGCTGTTCCGCTGGATCAGCTTCCAGAAGGTCGGCACCTCCACCATCCAGTCGCGCGCGGTCGGCGGCGTCGCCGGCGGCACCTATCTCTTCGCGCTCCCCGGCTCCCCCAGCGCCTGCCGCGACGGCTGGGAGGAGATTCTCAAGCACCAGCTCGACAACCGCCACCGCCCCTGCAACCTGACGGAACTGATGCCGCGGCTGCAGGAACATCTGAAGCGGGTGGGGTAA
- a CDS encoding lytic transglycosylase domain-containing protein has product MQMASTPSGPTGRSARRAIGPTLVLVAGLAFGTHPALAAGGALPLTAALPPASQPTAGPEIEVPKPLEETDAARYRQIFRLQNKGDWKGADEIIGTLTDLRLMGHVLAQRYLSPTYKTRYAELSQWLGKYGDHPDAPAVYALALKKKPANAAAPVEPNVSSFRGGTPDGGNKGPEPAEWAQGLDAWRDGNSKLAASLFEKAAKASNGNPWVQSAAAYWAARANIRNKAPQKVSEWLRLAAGEPRTFYGQLARRALGVDTAFAWADPTLTADGAEALMATRAGQRALALIQVGQRQRASDEFHLLPPQAGPELTQGMLAIANEIGMPSLTLGLGASLEGKSGFRLDNALFPTPDWTPKGGFKVNRALLFALARTESGFNPDAKSPMGALGLMQLMPGTVKYIGGELADQLGTSKPDWRDPVVNMTLGQGYVLYLLDDANVNGDLLLMAAAYNAGPGNLAKWREKFAYDDDPLLFLESMPSRETRDFAERVLASMWIYQQRLGQDSPSLDALAAGAWPQYRPQDDEAVAAASNASN; this is encoded by the coding sequence ATGCAGATGGCAAGCACCCCTTCCGGCCCGACCGGCCGCAGTGCCCGACGCGCCATCGGACCCACTCTGGTCCTGGTCGCCGGCCTTGCGTTCGGTACCCACCCGGCCCTCGCGGCTGGCGGGGCGCTGCCATTGACGGCGGCCCTGCCGCCCGCCAGCCAGCCGACGGCGGGCCCCGAAATCGAAGTTCCCAAGCCCCTGGAAGAGACGGATGCGGCGCGCTACCGCCAGATTTTCCGCCTCCAGAACAAGGGCGACTGGAAGGGCGCCGACGAGATCATCGGCACCCTGACCGATCTGCGGCTGATGGGCCATGTCCTGGCCCAGCGCTATCTGTCCCCGACCTACAAGACCCGTTATGCCGAGCTTTCCCAATGGCTCGGCAAGTATGGCGACCATCCCGACGCCCCGGCCGTCTATGCGCTGGCCCTGAAGAAGAAGCCCGCCAATGCCGCGGCGCCGGTCGAGCCCAACGTCTCGAGCTTCCGCGGCGGCACGCCCGATGGCGGCAACAAGGGCCCGGAGCCGGCGGAATGGGCCCAAGGCCTCGATGCCTGGCGGGACGGCAACAGCAAGCTGGCCGCCAGCCTGTTCGAGAAGGCCGCCAAGGCCAGCAACGGCAATCCCTGGGTCCAGTCCGCCGCCGCCTATTGGGCCGCGCGGGCCAACATCCGGAACAAGGCCCCGCAGAAGGTCAGCGAATGGCTGCGCCTGGCGGCGGGCGAGCCCCGCACCTTCTATGGCCAGCTCGCCCGGCGCGCGCTCGGCGTCGACACCGCCTTCGCCTGGGCCGATCCGACCCTGACCGCCGACGGCGCCGAGGCGCTGATGGCGACCCGTGCCGGCCAGCGCGCATTGGCCCTCATCCAGGTCGGCCAGCGCCAGCGCGCCTCCGACGAATTCCACCTCTTGCCCCCGCAGGCCGGCCCCGAGCTGACCCAGGGCATGCTCGCCATCGCCAACGAGATCGGGATGCCGTCCCTGACGCTGGGCCTCGGCGCCTCGCTCGAGGGCAAGTCGGGCTTCCGCCTCGACAACGCCCTGTTCCCGACCCCGGACTGGACGCCCAAGGGCGGCTTCAAGGTCAACCGCGCCCTGCTCTTCGCCCTGGCGCGCACCGAATCCGGCTTCAATCCCGACGCCAAGAGCCCGATGGGCGCCCTGGGCCTGATGCAGCTCATGCCGGGGACCGTCAAATATATCGGCGGCGAACTGGCCGACCAGCTCGGCACCAGCAAGCCCGACTGGCGCGACCCCGTCGTCAACATGACGCTGGGCCAGGGTTATGTGCTCTACCTCCTTGACGATGCCAACGTGAATGGCGATCTGTTGCTCATGGCGGCGGCCTACAACGCCGGTCCGGGCAACCTCGCCAAGTGGCGCGAGAAGTTCGCCTACGACGACGATCCGCTGCTGTTCCTGGAGAGCATGCCGTCGCGCGAGACGCGCGACTTCGCGGAGCGGGTGCTGGCGAGCATGTGGATCTACCAACAACGTCTGGGTCAGGACTCGCCGTCGCTCGACGCGCTGGCGGCTGGTGCCTGGCCCCAATATCGCCCGCAGGACGACGAGGCCGTGGCGGCGGCCAGCAATGCCTCGAATTGA
- a CDS encoding uracil-DNA glycosylase: MVPPIDIPSAAAADLDPAEALALLVWQIEAGADEAIEAAAIDRFATAPEPAPARKAPSAAEPAMAPLRAPAPLVSPIMTPAAGPAGANGDGNAYRAAQAAQSLSELRAALESFDGCPLKATATNLVFADGNPRARVMLVGEAPGADEDRIGRPFVGVSGQLLDRMLAAIGLDRTSVYITNTIFWRPPGNRTPTPAETAACLPFVERHIELVAPEVLVLAGNAAAKTLLLRNEGITRIHGRWFDYQSAGMSRPVPTMPIYHPAYLLRSAGQKRDAWRDLLLIRDRLDGRA; this comes from the coding sequence ATGGTTCCCCCGATCGATATCCCCTCTGCTGCGGCAGCCGATCTGGATCCGGCCGAGGCGCTGGCGCTCCTGGTCTGGCAGATCGAAGCCGGCGCCGACGAGGCGATCGAGGCCGCCGCGATCGACCGTTTTGCCACCGCCCCCGAACCAGCCCCCGCCCGCAAGGCCCCCTCGGCGGCCGAGCCGGCCATGGCACCCTTGCGGGCTCCGGCGCCGCTCGTCTCGCCGATCATGACGCCGGCCGCCGGCCCGGCCGGCGCCAATGGCGACGGCAACGCCTACCGGGCCGCCCAGGCGGCACAATCGCTATCCGAGCTGCGGGCGGCCTTGGAAAGCTTCGATGGCTGCCCGCTCAAGGCGACCGCCACCAACTTGGTCTTTGCCGATGGCAATCCCCGGGCCCGGGTCATGCTGGTGGGGGAAGCGCCGGGCGCGGATGAGGACCGGATCGGCCGGCCCTTCGTCGGCGTCAGCGGCCAGCTTCTCGACCGGATGCTGGCGGCGATCGGCCTCGACCGCACCAGCGTCTATATCACCAACACCATATTCTGGCGGCCGCCCGGCAACCGCACCCCGACCCCGGCCGAGACGGCGGCCTGCCTGCCCTTTGTCGAGCGCCATATCGAGCTGGTGGCACCTGAAGTCCTTGTTCTGGCAGGAAATGCAGCCGCCAAGACGCTGCTGCTCCGCAACGAGGGCATCACCCGGATCCATGGCCGCTGGTTCGATTACCAGAGCGCCGGCATGTCCCGGCCGGTGCCGACCATGCCGATCTACCATCCCGCCTATCTGCTGCGCTCCGCCGGGCAGAAGCGCGATGCCTGGCGCGACCTGCTCCTGATCCGCGACCGGCTCGACGGCCGGGCCTGA
- a CDS encoding electron transfer flavoprotein-ubiquinone oxidoreductase, whose product MERESMQYDVVIVGAGPAGLAAAIRLKQLAAEKGRELGVCVIEKGSEVGAHILSGAVLEPRSLNELIPDWKEKGAPLNTPATEDRFQFLTATRAIRLPTPPQMNNHGNYIISLGLLCRWLASQAEGLGVEIYPGFAAAEVLYDEAGRVKGVATGNMGVGKDGQPTANFTPGVELHGRYTLFAEGCRGSLTKTLFERFDLRDGVDPQTFGIGLKEIWEIDPAKHRKGLISHSVGWPVDNATYGGSFLYHFDENLVSVGFVIGLDYRNPHLSPFDEFQRFKTHPAIRPTFEGGKRLVYGARAINEGGFQSIPKLVFPGGALIGCAAGFVNVPKIKGSHTAMKSGMTAAEAVMAAFEKGESGELEEYPARLRASWLWDELYRVRNIRPSFHKGLFAGIAYSALDTYLFRGKAPWTFHHKPDHGQLLPAAEAPKIAYPKPDGVVSFDKTSSVYLSNTNHEENQPAHLTLRDASVPIRINLAVYDAPEQRYCPAGVYEIVRGSDSQPKLQINAQNCVHCKTCDIKDPTQNINWVVPEGGGGPNYPNM is encoded by the coding sequence ATGGAACGCGAGTCGATGCAGTATGACGTGGTGATCGTGGGGGCGGGCCCGGCGGGCCTCGCGGCTGCGATCCGCCTGAAGCAGCTGGCGGCGGAGAAGGGCCGGGAGCTGGGTGTCTGCGTCATCGAGAAGGGTTCCGAGGTGGGCGCCCATATCCTCTCGGGCGCTGTGCTCGAGCCGCGATCCTTGAACGAGCTCATTCCCGACTGGAAGGAGAAGGGAGCGCCGCTCAACACCCCGGCGACCGAGGACCGGTTCCAGTTCCTGACGGCGACCAGGGCCATCCGCCTGCCCACCCCGCCGCAGATGAACAATCACGGCAACTACATCATCAGCCTGGGCCTGCTCTGCCGCTGGCTGGCGAGCCAGGCCGAGGGGCTGGGCGTGGAGATCTATCCCGGCTTCGCCGCGGCCGAGGTGCTCTATGACGAAGCCGGCCGGGTCAAGGGCGTGGCCACCGGCAATATGGGCGTCGGCAAGGACGGGCAGCCGACCGCCAACTTCACGCCGGGCGTCGAGCTTCACGGTCGCTATACCCTCTTCGCCGAGGGCTGCCGCGGCTCGCTGACCAAGACCCTGTTCGAGCGCTTCGATCTGCGCGACGGCGTCGATCCGCAGACCTTCGGCATCGGTCTCAAGGAGATCTGGGAGATCGATCCGGCCAAGCACAGGAAGGGCCTGATCTCGCACTCGGTCGGCTGGCCGGTGGACAATGCCACCTATGGCGGCTCGTTCCTCTATCACTTCGACGAGAATCTGGTGTCGGTCGGCTTCGTGATCGGGCTCGATTACCGGAACCCGCATCTTTCGCCCTTCGACGAGTTCCAGCGCTTCAAGACCCATCCGGCGATCCGGCCCACCTTCGAGGGCGGCAAGCGGCTGGTCTATGGCGCGCGCGCCATCAACGAGGGCGGGTTCCAGTCGATCCCGAAGCTGGTCTTCCCGGGCGGTGCCCTCATCGGCTGCGCCGCCGGCTTCGTCAATGTGCCCAAGATCAAGGGCAGCCATACGGCGATGAAGTCCGGCATGACCGCCGCCGAGGCTGTCATGGCGGCCTTCGAGAAAGGCGAAAGCGGGGAGCTCGAGGAATATCCGGCCCGGCTCCGGGCGAGCTGGCTTTGGGACGAACTTTATCGGGTTCGTAACATTCGCCCGAGCTTCCATAAGGGCCTGTTCGCCGGCATTGCCTACTCGGCGCTCGACACCTATTTGTTCCGGGGGAAGGCGCCCTGGACCTTCCATCACAAGCCGGACCATGGCCAGCTTCTGCCGGCGGCCGAAGCGCCGAAGATCGCCTATCCCAAGCCCGACGGCGTGGTCAGTTTCGACAAGACCTCCTCGGTTTACCTGTCGAATACCAACCATGAGGAGAATCAGCCGGCACACCTCACCTTGAGGGATGCGAGCGTCCCGATCCGGATCAATCTTGCGGTTTATGACGCACCGGAGCAGCGCTATTGTCCCGCTGGCGTTTACGAGATCGTGCGCGGCAGCGACAGCCAACCGAAACTGCAGATCAACGCCCAGAACTGTGTCCACTGCAAGACATGCGATATCAAGGACCCGACCCAGAACATCAACTGGGTGGTGCCGGAAGGCGGCGGCGGTCCCAATTATCCCAACATGTGA
- a CDS encoding tetratricopeptide repeat protein has product MRIRIGVPLVTAMVALTLAGCAPTLQAQEQAKTQGDSTPMTASPLGHYLAARQAQTERQNSVAADLLGVTLAQDPDNPDLLNVSYLLLASEGRLEEAAKVAEHIDKVEPNSPTAGIVLAWRDIKKGDLKSADAHLAKLPDDGVNKIIVPMLRAWLAQGQGQTDQALAQLDRLNAMNGLEPVVDLHRALIQDQAGRAEAASADYGKLVDAEAGTLRVVQLVGNFYQRQGRKDDAKALYDKFLENNTETNVLEPDLATLSAGQKPAPVVANATDGVAESFFNIASLLAREQIFDTAMVFERIAIDLKPEFPIAQTLLAELLTNQNRTEDAIAVYRAIPAGSSFSWQARIDEARALDELGRTDEALKLLDGMIAERTDRYDAAAAKGNILRSHEQFADAAKAYDTAVSRVPELKRRHWSLLYFRGITEERSRQWPLAEADFKKALELEPEQPYVMNYLAYSWVEQRSHLDEAFAMLKRAVELKPDDGFIVDSLGWAYYQQGQYDKAVEYLERAVELEPVDSTINDHLGDAYWRVGRKTEARYQWQRSLQFGPEPDHLAPLQAKLKDGLGAPSGS; this is encoded by the coding sequence ATGAGGATCCGCATCGGCGTGCCGCTCGTGACGGCGATGGTGGCGCTCACGCTTGCCGGCTGCGCGCCCACGCTCCAGGCGCAGGAGCAGGCGAAGACGCAAGGCGATTCCACGCCGATGACCGCTTCGCCGCTGGGTCATTATCTGGCGGCGCGCCAGGCGCAGACCGAGCGGCAGAACAGCGTGGCGGCGGACCTCCTCGGCGTGACGCTGGCGCAGGATCCGGACAATCCCGACCTGCTCAACGTCTCCTACCTGCTGCTGGCCAGCGAAGGGCGCCTCGAGGAGGCGGCCAAGGTCGCGGAGCATATCGACAAGGTCGAGCCGAACTCGCCGACGGCGGGCATCGTGCTCGCCTGGCGTGACATCAAGAAGGGCGATCTGAAGTCGGCCGACGCGCATCTGGCGAAGCTGCCCGATGACGGCGTCAACAAGATCATCGTGCCGATGCTGCGCGCCTGGCTCGCTCAAGGGCAGGGCCAGACCGACCAGGCCTTGGCCCAGCTCGACCGGCTCAATGCCATGAACGGGCTGGAGCCGGTGGTCGATCTGCATCGCGCGCTGATCCAGGATCAGGCGGGGCGGGCTGAGGCCGCGAGCGCCGACTACGGCAAGCTCGTCGATGCCGAGGCCGGCACGCTGCGCGTGGTCCAGCTCGTCGGCAATTTCTATCAGCGCCAGGGCCGCAAGGACGATGCCAAGGCGCTCTACGACAAGTTCCTCGAGAACAACACCGAGACGAACGTGCTGGAGCCCGACCTCGCCACCTTGAGCGCGGGCCAGAAACCGGCACCCGTCGTCGCCAACGCCACCGACGGCGTGGCCGAGAGCTTCTTCAATATCGCTTCGCTGCTCGCGCGCGAGCAGATCTTCGATACCGCCATGGTGTTCGAGCGGATCGCCATCGACCTCAAGCCGGAGTTCCCGATCGCCCAGACGCTGCTGGCCGAGCTGCTGACGAATCAGAACCGGACCGAGGACGCGATCGCGGTCTATCGCGCGATCCCGGCGGGCTCCTCCTTCTCCTGGCAGGCGCGCATCGACGAGGCCCGCGCGCTCGACGAGCTGGGCCGGACCGACGAGGCCTTGAAGCTTCTCGACGGGATGATCGCGGAGCGCACCGATCGCTACGACGCGGCCGCCGCCAAGGGCAACATCCTGCGCAGCCACGAGCAGTTCGCGGACGCGGCCAAGGCCTACGACACGGCGGTGTCGCGCGTACCGGAGCTCAAGCGCCGGCACTGGTCGCTGCTCTATTTCCGCGGCATCACCGAGGAGCGCAGTCGGCAATGGCCGCTGGCGGAGGCGGATTTCAAGAAGGCGCTCGAGCTCGAGCCCGAGCAGCCCTATGTGATGAACTATCTCGCCTATTCCTGGGTCGAGCAGCGCTCGCACCTGGACGAGGCCTTCGCGATGCTCAAGCGCGCCGTCGAGCTCAAGCCCGATGACGGCTTCATCGTGGACAGTCTCGGTTGGGCCTATTACCAGCAGGGCCAGTACGACAAGGCGGTCGAGTATCTGGAGCGCGCGGTCGAGCTCGAGCCGGTCGATTCCACCATCAACGACCATCTGGGCGACGCCTATTGGCGCGTCGGCCGCAAGACCGAGGCCCGCTACCAGTGGCAGCGCTCGCTGCAGTTCGGCCCCGAGCCCGACCATCTGGCTCCCCTCCAGGCCAAGCTCAAGGACGGCCTCGGCGCGCCCTCGGGAAGCTGA
- a CDS encoding 4-(cytidine 5'-diphospho)-2-C-methyl-D-erythritol kinase, which yields MSPPPLHLRARAKVNLYLHVVGRRADGYHLLDSLVVFADLGDELRIEPAAGISLAIDGPFGAGLSASDDNLVLRAARALAGALETKGLPAGGAALRLSKHLPVASGIGGGSADAAATLMGLARLWRVPEGAVDLARIGLALGADIPVCLAQRPCFMGGIGETLDPVPALPTASLLLVNPGVAVSTPAVFKARQGAFSKPARWQEALPDAQALARRLARCGNDLEAPAIALEPAIGEALAALRGLPGLRLARMSGSGATCFGLFDDLAAARGAAARLQAAHPAWWVAPAPMLNHDAAR from the coding sequence ATGAGCCCGCCCCCCCTCCATCTCCGCGCACGCGCCAAGGTCAATCTCTATCTCCATGTCGTCGGCCGGCGCGCCGATGGCTATCACCTGCTGGACAGCCTCGTCGTCTTCGCCGATCTCGGCGACGAGCTGCGGATCGAGCCGGCGGCGGGGATCTCGCTCGCGATCGACGGGCCGTTCGGCGCGGGCCTCTCCGCGTCCGATGACAATCTGGTGCTGCGCGCGGCCCGCGCTCTCGCCGGTGCGCTCGAAACGAAGGGATTGCCTGCGGGCGGTGCCGCGCTGCGCTTGAGCAAGCATCTGCCGGTGGCGTCGGGCATCGGCGGCGGTTCCGCGGACGCGGCCGCGACCCTGATGGGGCTGGCCCGGCTCTGGCGGGTTCCTGAGGGCGCCGTCGATCTGGCGCGAATCGGCCTCGCGCTCGGCGCCGATATCCCGGTCTGCCTCGCCCAGCGTCCCTGCTTCATGGGCGGCATCGGCGAGACGCTCGATCCGGTGCCGGCGCTGCCGACGGCGAGCCTGTTGCTGGTCAATCCCGGCGTCGCCGTCTCGACGCCGGCGGTCTTCAAGGCGCGCCAGGGCGCTTTCTCGAAGCCGGCGCGCTGGCAGGAGGCGCTGCCCGATGCGCAAGCGCTGGCCCGGCGTCTCGCGCGCTGCGGCAACGATCTCGAAGCGCCCGCGATCGCGCTCGAGCCCGCGATCGGCGAGGCGCTGGCGGCCTTGCGCGGGTTGCCCGGCCTGCGGCTCGCGCGCATGAGCGGCAGCGGCGCCACCTGCTTCGGCCTGTTCGACGATCTCGCCGCCGCGCGCGGCGCCGCGGCCCGGCTCCAGGCCGCGCATCCCGCCTGGTGGGTGGCGCCCGCGCCGATGCTCAACCATGACGCCGCCCGGTAA
- a CDS encoding VOC family protein, protein MPDPMLHHLSFGVSDLDRAAAFYDAVLAPLHYVRVWADDTAVGYGREGEGDKFAIKLVREGLSIPARGFHLAFAAGSRAAVDRFHEAALRHGGRDNGAPGLRPDYGPHYYAAFVFDPDGYPIEAVINRP, encoded by the coding sequence TTGCCCGACCCCATGCTGCATCATCTCTCCTTCGGCGTGTCGGATCTCGATCGGGCTGCCGCGTTCTACGATGCGGTTCTGGCGCCGCTGCACTATGTGCGCGTCTGGGCCGACGACACCGCGGTCGGATACGGGCGCGAAGGCGAGGGCGACAAGTTCGCGATCAAGCTGGTGCGCGAGGGATTGTCGATCCCGGCTCGCGGTTTCCATCTTGCCTTTGCGGCCGGTTCCCGAGCCGCCGTGGACCGGTTTCATGAAGCGGCCCTTCGGCATGGCGGCCGGGACAATGGCGCTCCAGGTCTCAGGCCCGATTACGGGCCGCACTACTACGCCGCCTTCGTGTTCGATCCGGACGGCTATCCGATCGAAGCCGTCATCAACCGGCCGTGA
- a CDS encoding aminoglycoside phosphotransferase family protein: protein MPMTPGDEARFAPWLERWDLAADGEPIVTPSSRLLPVRRDGGPAILKIALEAEERWGAELMRWWAGDGAATVLAHEGDALLLERALGPGSLVEMAHGGRDDEATRIIARVAARLHAPRASPPPSLLPLTQWFAALDPVAASQGGLLAEAAAVARELLRNPRETSVLHGDLHHGNVLDFGERGWLAIDPKRLSGERGFDFANILRNPDFALATAPGRLARQATVAAEAAGLERRRLLQWVLAFAGLSAAWHIGDGEAPDPDLAVAEIAAAALAKG, encoded by the coding sequence ATGCCGATGACGCCGGGCGACGAGGCGCGGTTCGCGCCCTGGCTCGAACGCTGGGACCTCGCGGCGGATGGCGAGCCGATCGTGACCCCCAGCAGCCGCCTGCTGCCGGTGCGCCGCGACGGCGGACCCGCGATCCTGAAGATCGCGCTCGAGGCCGAGGAGCGCTGGGGCGCCGAGCTGATGCGATGGTGGGCGGGTGACGGCGCGGCGACGGTCCTGGCGCATGAAGGTGACGCGCTGCTGCTGGAACGCGCCTTGGGGCCAGGATCGCTGGTCGAGATGGCGCATGGCGGCCGGGACGACGAGGCCACGCGCATCATCGCCCGCGTGGCGGCGCGCCTGCATGCGCCGAGAGCCTCGCCGCCGCCCTCGCTGCTGCCGTTGACGCAATGGTTCGCGGCGCTCGATCCGGTCGCGGCGTCGCAAGGCGGCCTGCTGGCCGAGGCCGCCGCCGTCGCGCGCGAGTTGTTGCGCAATCCGCGCGAGACAAGCGTGCTGCATGGCGATCTGCATCACGGCAATGTTCTGGATTTCGGCGAACGCGGCTGGCTCGCGATCGACCCCAAGCGGCTCTCGGGCGAGCGCGGCTTCGATTTCGCCAACATCCTCCGCAATCCCGATTTCGCGCTGGCGACAGCGCCCGGCCGCCTGGCGCGTCAAGCGACGGTCGCGGCCGAGGCGGCCGGCCTGGAGCGCCGGCGCCTGCTGCAATGGGTGCTGGCCTTTGCCGGCTTGTCGGCCGCCTGGCATATCGGCGATGGCGAGGCGCCCGATCCTGACCTGGCGGTCGCGGAAATCGCGGCGGCGGCGCTGGCGAAGGGGTAA